A single Brachybacterium sillae DNA region contains:
- a CDS encoding IS1634 family transposase, whose product MSPFLRKVTTASGATAVQVVVKEGRRNKILEHLGSAHTEAELAVLMRAGRDKLNAGQETLDLGLEQDPQAAVVRSMRSRLLLDVLQATWRGLGFDALEDEAFFQLVAARLIFPTSMLDSARVLSEVGIDPVHRSTMKRCLTRIQQCKYRDQIAKNCFEHASTSGDISLVLYDVTTLYFEAEHEDELRKVGYSKERRVDPQIVVGLLVDRGGFPLEIGCFEGNKAETTTIVPIIQQFQARHGLADMVVVADAGMLSTANLTALNEAGLRFIVGSRQVKAPGDLAHHFHWNGDAFTDGQLIDTITPRHGNTKTDTKQHRWEPVWDPTEHPGHWRAVWAFSKKRAIRDGHTLTAQENRARAVIDGDVTVKSTRFVKTTAAGRSLDEASLKRARSLVGLKGYVTNIPATVMSAAEVLSSYHDLWQVEQSFRMSKTDLQARPMFHRQRDAIEAHLTIVFTALAMARLLQAQTGFSIRKIIRTLRPLQDVTITLAGQDITAKAELTDDARTILKALKMT is encoded by the coding sequence GTGAGCCCGTTTTTGAGGAAGGTGACCACGGCGTCTGGCGCGACTGCCGTGCAGGTGGTCGTTAAGGAGGGTCGGCGGAACAAGATCCTTGAGCACCTCGGGTCCGCGCATACCGAGGCTGAGCTCGCTGTTTTGATGAGGGCCGGCCGGGACAAGCTCAATGCTGGTCAGGAGACTCTCGACCTCGGCTTGGAGCAGGATCCCCAGGCAGCTGTGGTGCGGTCCATGCGGTCGCGCTTGCTGCTGGACGTGCTCCAGGCGACCTGGAGAGGGCTTGGTTTCGATGCGCTCGAGGACGAGGCGTTCTTCCAGCTCGTCGCCGCGCGTTTGATCTTCCCGACCTCGATGCTCGACTCCGCTCGCGTGCTGAGCGAGGTGGGGATCGATCCGGTGCATCGTTCAACGATGAAGCGCTGCCTGACCCGGATCCAGCAGTGCAAGTACCGCGACCAGATAGCGAAGAACTGCTTTGAACATGCCTCGACCAGCGGCGATATCTCTCTGGTGCTCTATGACGTCACCACGCTCTACTTCGAGGCCGAGCACGAGGACGAACTGCGGAAGGTCGGCTACTCGAAGGAGCGCCGAGTGGATCCGCAGATCGTGGTCGGGCTGCTGGTGGATCGGGGCGGGTTCCCGCTCGAGATCGGCTGCTTCGAGGGCAACAAGGCCGAGACCACGACGATCGTGCCGATCATCCAGCAGTTCCAGGCCCGCCACGGCCTAGCGGACATGGTCGTCGTCGCTGACGCCGGGATGCTCTCCACCGCGAACCTGACCGCCCTTAACGAAGCGGGACTGCGGTTCATCGTCGGGTCGCGGCAGGTCAAAGCCCCTGGTGACCTTGCACATCACTTCCACTGGAACGGTGACGCGTTCACCGACGGGCAGCTGATCGACACCATCACCCCACGTCACGGCAACACGAAAACCGACACGAAGCAGCACCGCTGGGAGCCGGTCTGGGACCCGACGGAGCATCCCGGGCACTGGCGGGCGGTCTGGGCGTTCTCGAAGAAACGCGCCATCCGGGATGGGCACACGCTGACCGCGCAGGAGAACCGAGCCCGCGCTGTGATCGACGGGGACGTGACCGTGAAGTCGACGCGGTTCGTGAAGACCACAGCGGCCGGTCGCAGCCTCGACGAAGCCTCCCTCAAGCGGGCACGGAGCCTCGTGGGGCTGAAGGGCTACGTCACCAACATCCCCGCGACGGTGATGTCCGCGGCGGAGGTGCTCTCCAGCTATCACGACCTGTGGCAGGTCGAGCAGTCCTTCCGGATGAGCAAGACGGACCTACAGGCCAGGCCCATGTTTCATCGGCAGCGGGACGCGATCGAAGCTCACCTCACGATCGTGTTCACCGCCCTGGCAATGGCCCGTCTCCTGCAGGCCCAGACGGGGTTCAGCATCCGCAAGATCATCCGGACCCTACGGCCGTTGCAGGACGTGACCATCACCCTGGCCGGCCAGGACATCACGGCCAAGGCCGAGCTCACCGACGATGCCCGCACCATCCTCAAGGCCCTCAAGATGACTTGA
- a CDS encoding ImmA/IrrE family metallo-endopeptidase, whose protein sequence is MSVHVDVAPTLLDWAVGRAGWDEETAERRFPHLAEWRAGTRRPTVKQLEKFAQATHAPFGQLFLPAPPEEPLPVPDMRTLRDAAISRPSADLLDTIYLCQLRQDWFRDYLLENSLDPVPYVGSATTMDEPAIIAQRMWDVLGISPDAGPLAPNWGSAFSLLSDRIEDSGTLVMVSGVVGSNTRRVLQPEEFRGFTLADDLAPLVFVNGADSKAAQIFTLVHEFAHVWLGGSALSDAVPGATSAPPDEQWCNAVAAEVLMPGETVRAEYIGDQSAEGLDALAQRFTVSTLVVLRRLADLSLITKELYYERYEEEKARVLALLAEAKEQKTDGGSFYNVQPRRLSRQFARAVIASAREGRTSYRDAFKLLGVKKHSTFEQLAERVGVS, encoded by the coding sequence GTGAGTGTCCACGTGGATGTCGCTCCCACCTTGCTGGACTGGGCCGTGGGGCGTGCAGGCTGGGACGAGGAGACGGCGGAGCGAAGGTTCCCGCACCTCGCCGAGTGGAGGGCCGGAACCCGCAGGCCCACCGTGAAGCAGCTCGAGAAGTTCGCACAAGCCACGCATGCGCCGTTCGGGCAGCTTTTCCTTCCAGCCCCACCGGAGGAACCACTCCCGGTGCCCGACATGCGCACGCTGCGCGACGCGGCGATCAGTAGGCCATCCGCTGACCTCCTCGACACGATCTACCTGTGCCAGTTGCGCCAGGACTGGTTCCGGGACTACCTACTCGAGAACAGCCTGGACCCGGTGCCGTATGTCGGATCCGCGACGACGATGGATGAGCCCGCGATCATCGCGCAGAGGATGTGGGACGTCCTCGGCATCAGTCCTGATGCAGGACCACTCGCTCCGAACTGGGGCAGCGCCTTCAGCCTCCTGTCCGACCGCATCGAGGACAGTGGAACCCTCGTGATGGTCAGCGGCGTGGTCGGATCGAACACCCGCCGCGTGCTGCAGCCTGAAGAGTTCCGCGGCTTCACCTTGGCTGACGACCTGGCTCCCCTGGTCTTCGTCAACGGCGCGGATAGCAAGGCCGCGCAGATCTTCACGCTCGTTCACGAGTTCGCCCATGTGTGGCTAGGAGGAAGCGCACTCTCCGATGCCGTGCCCGGTGCGACGAGTGCGCCTCCGGACGAGCAATGGTGCAACGCCGTCGCCGCAGAGGTGCTGATGCCGGGCGAGACCGTCCGTGCCGAGTACATCGGTGACCAATCCGCAGAAGGACTGGATGCCCTCGCTCAGCGATTCACCGTGAGCACTCTCGTCGTGCTGCGTCGACTTGCCGACCTCAGCCTCATCACGAAGGAGCTGTACTACGAGCGATATGAGGAGGAGAAGGCGCGTGTTCTCGCACTTCTTGCCGAAGCGAAGGAGCAGAAGACAGACGGCGGAAGCTTCTACAACGTCCAGCCGCGACGGCTCAGCAGACAGTTCGCTCGAGCCGTGATCGCCAGCGCACGCGAGGGCAGGACGAGTTACCGGGACGCGTTCAAGCTGCTCGGCGTGAAGAAGCACAGCACCTTCGAGCAACTCGCTGAGCGGGTCGGGGTCAGCTGA
- a CDS encoding DUF4411 family protein, translating into MYLVDASILIEAKNRYYAFDIAPGFWTWLEQGHQAGELISIDAVRDELLSGDDELADWARDHPGFFLPVDQRTVQNFAPLSTWAARQDYRQDALNAFSSDQADFLLIAHAAGHGDTVVTNELPSPNARKRVKIPDACAAMGVEYVDVFTVMRTTGAKLHLHGADGSTPAPAPLAPTIPGLD; encoded by the coding sequence ATGTACCTCGTTGACGCGAGCATCCTGATCGAAGCGAAGAACAGGTACTACGCGTTCGACATCGCGCCAGGGTTCTGGACCTGGCTCGAACAGGGCCACCAGGCAGGAGAGCTGATCAGTATTGATGCCGTTCGCGATGAGCTCCTTAGCGGTGATGACGAGCTCGCGGACTGGGCGCGGGATCACCCGGGCTTCTTCCTACCGGTCGATCAGCGAACCGTCCAGAACTTCGCTCCGCTCAGCACGTGGGCAGCGAGGCAGGACTATCGGCAGGATGCGTTGAACGCGTTCTCGAGTGACCAAGCTGATTTCCTCCTCATCGCCCATGCCGCCGGGCATGGCGACACCGTCGTCACCAACGAACTGCCCAGTCCGAACGCACGCAAGCGGGTGAAGATCCCGGACGCCTGTGCCGCGATGGGAGTCGAGTATGTCGATGTCTTCACGGTGATGCGGACTACAGGAGCGAAGCTCCACTTGCATGGGGCGGATGGAAGCACGCCCGCGCCTGCGCCCCTGGCGCCGACCATTCCAGGGCTCGACTGA
- a CDS encoding IS5 family transposase (programmed frameshift) produces the protein MSRFQMLSDAQWELIAPMLPTRTGRAGRPFADARTMVEAIIYRYRCGIAWRDLPEVYGPWQTVWTWHRRLAEKGTWDTVLATLTAAADAEGLIDWSVSVDSTIARAHQHATNITRHTGGGSNYKNPREEPADHGIGRSRGGLSTKIHQLVDGTGLPLVSLITPGQAGDSPMLLPLLEQLRVTRPVGRPRTRPEAVLGDKAYSSRAIRTHLRARGIKAVIPEPADQQGHRRRRGARGGRPVSLDADAYKGRNVIERQYAHLKQWRGLATRYDKYAIIYRAAVVLNAVLA, from the exons ATGTCCCGGTTCCAGATGCTCTCCGACGCCCAATGGGAGTTGATCGCCCCGATGCTCCCGACCCGGACCGGCCGCGCCGGCAGGCCGTTCGCCGACGCCCGCACCATGGTGGAGGCGATCATCTACCGGTACCGGTGCGGAATCGCTTGGAGGGATCTGCCCGAGGTCTACGGGCCCTGGCAGACCGTGTGGACCTGGCATCGGCGCTTGGCCGAGAAAGGCACCTGGGACACGGTGCTGGCCACGCTGACCGCCGCCGCTGACGCCGAAGGCCTGATCGATTGGTCGGTCTCGGTGGACTCCACGATCGCCCGCGCCCACCAGCACGCGACGAACATCACCCGCCACACAGGGGGA GGATCGAACTACAAGAATCCGCGTGAGGAGCCGGCCGATCACGGCATCGGGCGCTCCCGTGGCGGGCTGAGCACGAAGATCCATCAGCTCGTCGATGGGACCGGGCTGCCGCTGGTCAGCCTGATCACCCCCGGCCAGGCAGGGGACTCCCCGATGCTGCTTCCTCTTCTGGAGCAGCTGCGCGTGACCCGGCCAGTAGGGCGGCCCCGGACCCGCCCCGAGGCCGTGCTGGGCGATAAGGCGTACTCCTCCCGGGCGATCCGCACCCACCTACGCGCCCGCGGGATCAAAGCGGTCATCCCCGAACCGGCCGACCAGCAGGGCCACCGCAGACGGCGCGGTGCCCGAGGCGGGCGCCCCGTCAGCCTCGACGCGGACGCCTACAAGGGCCGCAACGTCATCGAGCGTCAGTACGCTCACCTGAAGCAGTGGCGGGGTCTGGCGACCCGGTATGACAAGTACGCGATCATCTACAGGGCCGCTGTGGTCCTGAATGCTGTGCTCGCATAG
- a CDS encoding ZIP family metal transporter: MTLMWGAVAASSLLVGAVLATLRRWHMGTIGLVLAFGAGALIASVSFELAEAGVQAAGPTAVGIGLTLGAAAYFLGDRAVERSAARSGGSSSGAALTVGALLDGIPEQIVLGIGLAAGEGVSLALLVAIFMSNLPESIAATADSLDGGKTRRHLLIQWSLVAVLCALATWGGGLIADVASPALTGGIQGFAAGALLVMLIDTMIPEAREKGGEKAGLLTVVGFALGAFLSLVV, encoded by the coding sequence ATGACCCTGATGTGGGGCGCAGTCGCCGCGTCCTCCCTGCTCGTGGGCGCCGTCCTGGCGACCCTGCGCCGCTGGCACATGGGCACGATCGGTCTCGTGCTCGCCTTCGGCGCCGGCGCCCTGATCGCGTCCGTGTCCTTCGAGCTCGCGGAGGCGGGCGTGCAGGCGGCCGGGCCCACCGCCGTCGGCATCGGGCTGACGCTCGGCGCGGCCGCCTACTTCCTCGGCGACCGTGCGGTGGAGCGCTCCGCCGCGAGGTCCGGCGGCTCGTCCTCGGGCGCCGCGCTGACCGTGGGCGCGCTGCTGGACGGCATCCCGGAGCAGATCGTGCTGGGCATCGGGCTGGCCGCGGGCGAGGGCGTGTCTCTCGCGCTGCTCGTGGCGATCTTCATGTCCAACCTGCCCGAGTCCATCGCCGCCACGGCCGACTCCCTCGACGGCGGCAAGACGCGTCGCCACCTGCTGATCCAGTGGTCGCTCGTGGCGGTGCTCTGCGCCCTGGCGACGTGGGGCGGCGGGCTGATCGCCGACGTCGCCTCCCCCGCCCTGACTGGCGGCATCCAGGGCTTCGCGGCCGGCGCCCTGCTGGTCATGCTGATCGACACGATGATCCCCGAGGCCCGAGAGAAGGGCGGGGAGAAGGCCGGGCTGCTCACCGTGGTCGGCTTCGCGCTCGGCGCGTTCCTGTCCCTGGTGGTGTGA
- a CDS encoding SDR family oxidoreductase: MAHDDANTTTTDQLTLQDPTKRYPVISPPEETLPGTGLDAEMTPKADLGEKSYRGTGRLEGRKALITGGDSGIGAATAIAFAREGADVVITYLPEEEKDAQHVLEVLQAEGRTAVGIPGDLRDKAFCADLVAQAVEKLGGLDVLVNNGGKQVAQDSIEDIDNEQLEATFDINILAQFRLVKAALPHLKPGSTIINTTSVVAYMAPEQLVDYSATKAAINTFTKALGQQLAPKGIRVNAVAPGPIWTPLQPSGGQKPEALPEFGQSTPLGRAGQPTELAPAYVFLASPESSYVVGATIPVTGGMPTP; the protein is encoded by the coding sequence GTGGCGCACGACGACGCGAACACCACCACCACCGACCAGCTCACCCTGCAGGACCCCACGAAGCGCTACCCCGTGATCAGCCCGCCGGAGGAGACGCTGCCCGGCACCGGCCTGGACGCGGAGATGACGCCGAAGGCCGACCTGGGTGAGAAGTCCTACCGCGGCACCGGCCGTCTCGAGGGCCGCAAGGCACTCATCACCGGCGGCGACTCCGGCATCGGCGCGGCCACCGCGATCGCGTTCGCGCGCGAGGGCGCCGACGTCGTGATCACCTACCTGCCCGAGGAGGAGAAGGACGCCCAGCACGTCCTCGAGGTCCTGCAGGCGGAGGGGCGCACCGCCGTCGGGATCCCCGGCGACCTCCGCGACAAGGCGTTCTGCGCCGATCTCGTCGCCCAGGCGGTCGAGAAGCTCGGCGGGCTGGACGTGCTGGTGAACAACGGCGGCAAGCAGGTGGCGCAGGACTCGATCGAGGACATCGACAACGAGCAGCTCGAGGCCACCTTCGACATCAACATCCTGGCCCAGTTCCGCCTGGTCAAGGCCGCCCTGCCGCACCTGAAGCCGGGCTCCACGATCATCAACACCACCTCCGTTGTCGCCTACATGGCCCCGGAGCAGCTGGTGGACTACTCCGCCACGAAGGCCGCCATCAACACCTTCACGAAGGCCCTGGGCCAGCAGCTGGCCCCGAAGGGCATCCGCGTGAACGCCGTGGCGCCCGGCCCGATCTGGACCCCGCTGCAGCCCTCCGGCGGCCAGAAGCCGGAGGCCCTGCCGGAGTTCGGCCAGTCCACCCCGCTGGGCCGCGCCGGGCAGCCCACCGAGCTCGCCCCGGCGTACGTGTTCCTGGCCTCGCCGGAGTCCTCCTATGTGGTGGGTGCGACCATCCCGGTCACCGGCGGCATGCCGACGCCGTGA
- a CDS encoding amidohydrolase, with product MQLDLIVENARLITGDPARPSASRLGVWRGVVVGVDEELDGLAARERLDVRGRTVLAGFNDAHAHSVWFGQSRLDVDLEGARTAEEVRRRVRARAAELDPGAWVTCTGFDPGHLTGPQPDRDSLDAAASGRPVLIRHNTGHAVTVSGAVLVLAGVGEQVLQQPEGGRILTDAAGRPTGLLEETAMSLVTRLLQPESHEHIGACLARASQEYAAEGITSVTDAGVAGGWIGHSPLEFGAYQRARDAGLLRTRFQTMVTLDALHSVDGHPDDGTHLTLDAGVRTGVGDEWLQIGPAKVFTDGSMLGQTAAMTEDYCGHGHGRGYLQQDAGEMRRACLGAAAAGWALALHAIGDAALDFALDVIAEARGRFGRPVMPHRVEHGGVVRDDQVARMAELEVVMATQPNFISAFGGSVRERIGPERAALSYPAGRLLRAGLVLPGSSDRPVAGGRPLEVIQDFVLRRTETGEQYGPDAERLTVAEALHAYTVGSAEATGWGGRKGRLVAGQLADFTVLSEDPRAVPSDQIAAIDVVATAVGGEFVHGGL from the coding sequence ATGCAGCTCGACCTGATCGTGGAGAACGCCCGCCTCATCACCGGCGACCCCGCCCGCCCGTCGGCCTCGCGGCTGGGGGTGTGGCGGGGCGTCGTCGTCGGGGTGGACGAGGAGCTGGACGGCCTCGCAGCACGCGAACGCCTCGACGTGCGGGGGCGCACCGTCCTCGCCGGGTTCAACGACGCCCACGCGCACAGCGTCTGGTTCGGCCAGTCCCGGCTGGACGTGGACCTCGAGGGTGCGCGTACCGCGGAGGAGGTCCGCCGCCGGGTCCGCGCCCGCGCCGCCGAGCTCGACCCCGGCGCCTGGGTGACGTGCACCGGCTTCGACCCCGGCCACCTCACCGGCCCCCAGCCCGACCGGGACAGCCTCGACGCCGCCGCCTCCGGGCGCCCCGTGCTCATCCGCCACAACACGGGCCACGCCGTCACGGTGTCCGGGGCGGTGCTGGTCCTGGCCGGCGTGGGGGAGCAGGTGCTGCAGCAGCCCGAGGGCGGGCGGATCCTCACAGACGCCGCCGGCCGGCCCACCGGTCTGTTGGAGGAGACCGCCATGAGCCTGGTGACCCGGCTGCTGCAGCCGGAGTCCCACGAGCACATCGGCGCGTGCCTGGCACGGGCCTCGCAGGAGTACGCGGCCGAGGGCATCACCTCGGTGACCGATGCGGGGGTGGCCGGCGGGTGGATCGGGCACAGCCCGCTCGAGTTCGGCGCGTATCAGCGCGCCCGGGACGCGGGGCTGCTGCGCACCCGCTTCCAGACGATGGTCACCCTGGACGCGCTGCACTCGGTGGACGGCCATCCCGACGACGGCACGCACCTCACCCTCGACGCCGGCGTGCGCACGGGGGTGGGCGATGAGTGGCTGCAGATCGGGCCGGCGAAGGTGTTCACAGACGGGTCGATGCTCGGACAGACCGCCGCGATGACCGAGGACTACTGCGGCCACGGCCACGGCCGCGGCTACCTGCAGCAGGACGCGGGGGAGATGCGCCGGGCGTGCCTCGGTGCGGCGGCCGCCGGCTGGGCGCTGGCCCTGCACGCGATCGGCGACGCCGCCCTCGACTTCGCCCTCGACGTGATCGCCGAGGCGCGGGGCCGGTTCGGGCGCCCCGTGATGCCGCACCGCGTGGAGCACGGTGGGGTGGTCCGCGACGACCAGGTGGCCCGCATGGCCGAGCTGGAAGTCGTGATGGCCACCCAGCCGAACTTCATCAGCGCGTTCGGCGGGTCGGTGCGGGAGCGGATCGGGCCGGAGCGGGCCGCGCTCTCGTACCCGGCCGGCCGGCTGCTGCGCGCGGGCCTGGTGCTGCCCGGCAGCTCGGACCGTCCCGTGGCCGGCGGCCGCCCGCTGGAGGTCATCCAGGACTTCGTGCTGCGCCGCACCGAGACCGGCGAGCAGTACGGCCCGGACGCGGAGCGGCTCACGGTGGCCGAGGCCTTGCACGCCTATACGGTCGGCTCCGCGGAGGCGACCGGCTGGGGCGGCCGCAAGGGACGGCTCGTCGCAGGCCAGCTCGCGGACTTCACGGTGCTCAGCGAGGACCCGCGCGCGGTGCCGAGCGACCAGATCGCGGCGATCGACGTCGTCGCCACCGCCGTGGGCGGGGAGTTCGTGCACGGCGGGCTGTGA
- a CDS encoding cystathionine gamma-lyase, with protein MASQQPPAFGPVLHHRAHGMAPGDAISPPLVHASAFHLPGSGPDGAPVAPGADVAFQYARWGTPTWAALEAALGVLEDADVAVVPSGMAAIAAALLPVLRPGDRALLPSDGYGATRALAAEHLVPTGVHVDFVSTPGLADADLSAYDLVFVETPSNPGLRVADLADVAARAHANGRRDGKGALVVVDNTSLTPLGQRPLDLGADVVVASDTKAVNGHTDALGGHVASRDPELMARVRGWRTLAGGILGTHEAWLIHRGLETLEVRFARMCASALAVAELAAGHPAVRAVAYPGLPDHPDAEIVARQMTAAGGVVGLEFADAAAAERFIGAAAYVVAQTSFGGTHTAAERRARWGDDVPAGFVRLSVGVEPTAELLADLARAMDAAAEPA; from the coding sequence ATGGCATCCCAGCAGCCCCCCGCTTTCGGCCCCGTCCTCCACCACCGCGCCCACGGCATGGCCCCCGGCGACGCCATCTCCCCGCCGCTGGTGCACGCCTCCGCGTTCCACCTGCCCGGGTCCGGTCCCGACGGCGCCCCCGTCGCCCCCGGTGCGGACGTCGCCTTCCAGTACGCCCGCTGGGGCACGCCCACCTGGGCCGCGCTCGAGGCCGCCCTCGGCGTGCTCGAGGACGCGGACGTCGCCGTCGTCCCCTCCGGCATGGCGGCCATCGCCGCCGCCCTGCTGCCCGTGCTCCGCCCCGGTGACCGCGCCCTGCTGCCCTCGGACGGCTACGGCGCCACCCGCGCCCTCGCCGCCGAGCACCTCGTGCCCACCGGCGTCCACGTGGACTTCGTGTCCACGCCGGGCCTCGCGGACGCCGACCTCTCCGCCTACGACCTCGTGTTCGTCGAGACCCCCTCCAACCCCGGGCTGCGCGTCGCGGACCTGGCCGACGTCGCCGCCCGCGCCCACGCGAACGGGCGGCGGGACGGGAAGGGGGCGCTCGTCGTCGTGGACAACACCTCCCTGACCCCGCTGGGACAGCGGCCGCTGGACCTGGGGGCGGACGTCGTCGTCGCCTCGGACACGAAGGCCGTCAACGGGCACACCGACGCCCTCGGCGGGCACGTCGCGTCCCGCGACCCCGAGCTGATGGCGCGGGTGCGCGGCTGGCGCACCCTGGCCGGCGGGATCCTCGGCACCCACGAGGCCTGGCTGATCCATCGCGGTCTGGAGACCCTCGAGGTCCGCTTCGCCCGCATGTGCGCGTCGGCGCTCGCGGTCGCCGAGCTCGCGGCCGGGCACCCGGCCGTGCGCGCGGTGGCCTACCCGGGGCTGCCGGACCACCCGGACGCGGAGATCGTCGCGCGCCAGATGACGGCGGCGGGCGGCGTCGTCGGGCTGGAGTTCGCGGACGCGGCCGCGGCGGAGCGGTTCATCGGGGCGGCCGCGTACGTGGTGGCGCAGACGAGCTTCGGCGGCACCCACACCGCGGCGGAGCGCCGCGCCCGCTGGGGCGACGACGTCCCGGCCGGCTTCGTGCGCCTGTCCGTGGGCGTCGAGCCGACGGCGGAGCTGCTCGCCGACCTGGCCCGGGCCATGGACGCCGCGGCCGAACCCGCCTGA